aatgaaaagaaaaatctaaaattagctGTATTTATCTAAGAAGTCGTGACGTCTGAATGATTGAGCCACCATGATGAAAGCTCAGCTACTATTATGAAAGAAAAGGGATCTAGTTCTGGTGGTGGTTGCAAACCTGCTCAATTTCAGATTATTATCCACCAACTTGCTtgtgaagtaaaaataacaggTGCGCAATGTTGCCCACAATGCCAATGTAGTCCCGTTAAAGGCGAATCAGAACTTTAATCTTATCTCATTTTAGGCTGGTGATCTTATCTCTTCAATCTTATCTCACAATTGGTCGCtgagagccgcgatggctcaggggatagagtgttcgcatTCCAATGAGacaaaccgggttcgaatcccagtcgatacgaattccgcatccagcttccACCgaccaaaattatttgaaccatttttgaaataccgccaagaaattttttccataatatctgcttcttttttatttttatttgaatattaaagtgAATTTTCTTTGGTTAttaataccaaaaatatttaaacgatgTTCTTATGATATGTGTGTGAAGAATCAGTACTGTTAGTTACTAATAAAAAAGCAcggaattattaattaaatttattaaatgcaatagGTGTTTCTAAATCATTAAGTAACATTTGATCTGGTTTGTAATATGTAAATTCGAAATTAGCctcgtttaatattttaagaacataatgtttttgtaaaactaaCTTAAACGTCTAAGAATCTCAACTAAAATATagctttgatttttattatttattcaatacgTGTATTTATagataaagcataaaatatatgaataataacCTACTCATTGAAAGTCTACTTGAATGTCTCTTAAAGTGATGTCAACCGCTCTTAGTTACGTACCTGAAGTAGCTTGTCGagttcacaatatttttttagcccGTCTTCTATGCTTGCTATTGTGATGTTAATGAAGTCGCAGTTGTTGAAGTGGTCTACGAAGCCATTTGATTCCTTTAAGGTAATTGATACAAtgaccataaataaaatatcgtctaatgataatttaatttcataaaagttaatacaaatataaaaaaaagagaaaatgattAACCTCttctgttaattttgaaaagctgCATTGATTTAAAGCTTTCTTAGCTTCTggatctgaaaataaataaacatatatattcattcttttgtaatttcaatGCGTAATTAGTTCATTGATTCTGCttggaatttaatttcattagtcGGATAACCGTTGTGCTTAcgcaaattttggaaaattatgtttattttttttggttaaataaatattacagcgtattcatttaattctatttatttgattaaagtattattcgaataaatggttttagaaacattagaatttcaTGCAATTGGTTTATTTATAGTAAGCTTAAAATCATTCCTTTTATCGTTTAAGTCAACGGCATATatattttcgtctttttttatacttaaatccAAAGtactaaagaaaatatttttgtcataattaCGAAATGCTATTCCATGGGGAAACTATCAAGTAACAAAGTAATGTaagtttaaaagcatatttcatctttaccgtatattttttttttcacaatagtataaaaattattaaatggttAAACAGTCTGAATTGTCAAGCAATTTGATCCTTTTAGTATGCcctttaatttgaataaaaatattttccataatttagaattattagaTAGAgacaagaataatatttaactcttttaaaGGATGCAAACTGTGTAACTCCTCAAAATTGATAtgtaatttaaacttaacataAACAAACAGCTATACATAGTTAAAAGCGATAAATATAATAAGCCTCTTAGTAGGACTGTTTTAAGTATGATgatattagcaaaaaaattagaaaaacgaTTATATCCGATTATGTATGACAATATaaagaagagaaataaattcgattatgttttaataaaatgaattatgttttaagattaatttgataataaatataagaaattatgttttaagataaatttgattttgtttgattATGTTTTCTTACAGTTAGAGAAACTAAAGCTGTAGGATATTAccttattaaaaacttcattcgtttcAAAAAGTATACGGATTGAATGTAATAGGGGCTCAAAATTAGGCACCTATTTCCTAGACTTGCAAAACGTGAATTATAATCTGTTTCCTTATTAGACGTGAAACAAAAGGGATTTGAtatagtattaatttattaaacattataattattattgttaaacatATGTatttgacaaataattttaactcatcAGCGTACATTAAACGCGGAATGACGGGAAGTATTTGTCTGAAATCACCTGAAAGGAGTAACAGAGTGCCGCCAAATAACTTGCCATTGCTTTATTATATCTTTCTATGTCCTGTTCAACACCTAAAGCGAATGTTTGTGTGCCGTAGTGCATTCATCCCAGatgataattttacagtgtttcaACACTGTGGCCATAgacgaaatatattttatgttgcaCACTGCATCTGGGTTGTCTTGAATATTTAGTGGCAGCTTAAATACTGAATGAGCTGCTCTGCCTCCATCCAATAAAGTTGCCGCAATGCCAGATGATGCAACGGCCAACGCGATGCCATTATTTGATCGTATTTCACCGAgaattagcaaaataattattgttttgccAGTTCCACCTGGtgcatcaggaaaaaaaatccacctTGTCCTGCCGAAACTACGAGCATAATGCGATCATAAATGTTCTTTTGTTCCTCATTCATTAGTGGAGCATTGCGAGTAACAATCACTGCCATTTCTACCGTATTGAATTGAAGTTCATGATTCATGTCAGTGTTTAATAAATCCGATGCACTTCGATTTGGCGAAGGCATACCGAAATGACTGAGTGGTAAATATCGAGTTATCAATAATAATGCAAAGATCCTCAATAACAATCAGTGCTTCATTGTACATAGCATCGCTGAATGCTATCGTTAGATCGTTGCAACGCGTGTGATGTTGATACCGTATATCATCAGTTATCGAATCTTTGTGATTATCCCATAACGTTTCTATACTGGCCGGAAAGCATGTAGTTAATACTATAGAAAATAGTAGACGATTTTGCTTTGCAGTACAGTTCAATGCTGCTTCAGCAAGCATACATTCCCACTGGTTGTCGTCTTCCAGCAAGCCGAATGCAAAGCATACATCTTTATACGTTGGATGCTGATGTCCATCAACTTTACGTATATCTTGAGATGACAATGAGCCGGTGACATTAACCAGCAACAgccgaaagtaaaagtactcaGTCTGCCTTGGGTTGACTTGTAAATATTCTCCCCGGGGTGTCTGATTTGAATAAACCGCGACATGCATCAACCAGTGTGCCTTGCTTGCGGGGTGTCCATTTTTTTGAACCCATGTGAAATAGGGTGGTGCTTGTGAGTAGAGTAATGTCCGTGCAAAGGCACCAAAAGTATCCGTACGATTGCCCAATTCAAGAAATTTGGTGAGTGTAGTTTTTGGTGGATTTACAGCTCAGTCAATCACTATCTCGTTCTTGAAATATACGCTCCGACCGTTTTCAAGATGGACGGCTAAATGAATAACGGCTGGATCCCGTTCATGAATTCGGAAACCAAAGATAAGCCAAACAGCTTCATTGGAGCTGATGTACCGGCCTATTTGGTACAGCATTATGTCGCCGTTGATATTCACTGGAAGAGCAGTAACATTGGTATTTTCAACTCGAAATACTGCCATATCACTGCCTTTATTCACATGcttgcaaatatatttgatgcTCTTCTCTTAAGGGCGTGCATAagtattagaatttaatatgaCTTGCTGCAACGTGcgtgaatattatttttgatttattatgtttctATGTCTAGTTTGGACCCGAATacgattaaataaagatataattaaaatatacgttaaatctgtccaaaaattgaaaaacaatttgttatAAACCTATTCTCAGACCTAttgaaaatacatataaaatttcatcaaaatcagtCAAGCCGTTTCCGAGGAGTTTTAACACTAAAGCTGTGACaagagatttatatatatactaggaggctcctccccctgctcgctaacgctcgccaacctccgagaattgctacgcaatcctatgtggttcacgccgtgaaccatggctcgctgcgctcgctcgccaatgaacacaatgttctagcacaaagacataatatattatcatcaaagacatagtattttatcatcaaagacatagtattgtaNNNNNNNNNNNNNNNNNNNNNNNNNNNNNNNNNNNNNNNNNNNNNNNNNNNNNNNNNNNNNNNNNNNNNNNNNNNNNNNNNNNNNNNNNNNNNNNNNNNNNNNNNNNNNNNNNNNNNNNNNNNNNNNNNNNNNNNNNNNNNNNNNNNNNNNNNNNNNNNNNNNNNNNNNNNNNNNNNNNNNNNNNNNNNNNNNNNNNNNNNNNNNNNNNNNNNNNNNNNNNNNNNNNNNNNNNNNNNNNNNNNNNNNNNNNNNNNNNNNNNNNNNNNNNNNNNNNNNNNNNNNNNNNNNNNNNNNNNNNNNNNNNNNNNNNNNNNNNNNNNNNNNNNNNNNNNNNNNNNNNNNNNNNNNNNNNNNNNNNNNNNNNNNNNNNNNNNNNNNNNNNNNNNNNNNNNNNNNNNNNNNNNNNNNNNNNNNNNNNNNNNNNNNNNNNNNNNNNNNNNNNNNNNNNNNNNNNNNNNNNNNNNNNNNNNNNNNNNNNNNNNNNNNNNNNNNNNNNNNNNNNNNNNNNNNNNNNNNNNNNNNNNNNNNNNNNNNNNNNNNNNNNNNNNNNNNNNNNNNNNNNNNNNNNNNNNNNNNNNNNNNNNNNNNNNNNNNNNNNNNNNNNNNNNNNNNNNNNNNNNNNNNNNNNNNNNNNNNNNNNNNNNNNNNNNNNNNNNNNNNNNNNNNNNNNNNNNNNNNNNNNNNNNNNNNNNNNNNNNNNNNNNNNNNNNNNNNNNNNNNNNNNNNNNNNNNNNNNNNNNNNNNNNNNNNNNNNNNNNNNNNNNNNNNNNNNNNNNNNNNNNNNNNNNNNNNNNNNNNNNNNNNNNNNNNNNNNNNNNNNNNNNNNNNNNNNNNNNNNNNNNNNNNNNNNNNNNNNNNNNNNNNNNNNNNNNNNNNNNNNNNNNNNNNNNNNNNNNNNNNNNNNNNNNNNNNNNNNNNNNNNNNNNNNNNNNNNNNNNNNNNNNNNNNNNNNNNNNNNNNNNNNNNNNNNNNNNNNNNNNNNNNNNNNNNNNNNNNNNNNNNNNNNNNNNNNNNNNNNNNNNNNNNNNNNNNNNNNNNNNNNNNNNNNNNNNNNNNNNNNNNNNNNNNNNNNNNNNNNNNNNNNNNNNNNNNNNNNNNNNNNNNNNNNNNNNNNNNNNNNNNNNNNNNNNNNNNNNNNNNNNNNNNNNNNNNNNNNNNNNNNNNNNNNNNNNNNNNNNNNNNNNNNNNNNtatatatatatatatatagtagttACAACAGTGATGAGAATTTTGCCTTCAGTAAATGTAGTTGAAACCTGTTAATTCTGTTTTTCCAGGCATTTGCAAAAGAATTTCCTTAGTTACTGCATACTTTCTTTATTcagtttgatttcaaaattaaaaaaaaagatatggttcttgcattagaaaacaaaactaaGGAATATAAGTACCATGATGTACCAAGGTAAATTTCTCatttcttaagtaaaataatttatatttcgaaaaagaataaaactatcaaaatgtgTATGCTTTTGGAACTTCCACTGGTCAAAGTATGTTTAGCTGTCCCAGTTAGCTCAAAATATGTATATCCTTGTGGACTTTGCAACACACAcgtaaacttttttatgttcttaGTTCAAACTATGAATTTCTGTAACATTAAGATATGAATTAGTTTTCAttcataactaatttatttaagattttttaggtcatttaataaatttttaaatgcaagtctatattaattctatcaataaagaaatttaggcaaaagtaatataaaattagtgaTATTCAAGTATGAGTGATGTATTGTATGAATAGGTAAATCCCAAGATGCAATAAATGAAGTACATATagacactgtaaaaaatgttcaGGATCAATTTAAGTACCGATACTCTGAGTGCATCATCCGTACAATCATTCAACTGTAAAATTTTGCACTGTcatattttcagtaatatttatttaaatagaattatttgcaattttgcGGCAATTAACTGTGAAATACTTGcgattttctgtaaaaattacggtacatcagaGTTTTGCTCAGTAACTTGTTGCTGTAAAAATGGATATAACGATAGAAATTACAGGCCCTCTGAGTGTCggttcttttcattttttcactgCGTggactaaattaaaaagaaataattaaataaagaatatcgAAAGATAGTTAGTTGCAATGTTGTATGTAAAATATTCCATACCTGATTCAGTACATATTATAAATTCCAGGCATTTGCGGTGATGTGCTATTTCGACGTCAGGAATCTTTTCTGGCAATTTAAAGCCGAATGATAGTTTTGCTAAAaagcatattataaaaattaaaagcataacttTCTGATGTTGCATTCTGAAATAACTTTGAATACTAGAATCCGATTTCTTTTCCTCTAACCATGTACAATGAAATCCGAATTTCTATTTATAAGATGgaataaaattgcttatttcCTTCTGAAATGTAATTCTTTATAGAAATCATTTGCGTATAGTATTTCTTTCTGgttattgatgattttattatttcgaaTATTTACATTTCTAGGTGACAAATTCTTCTTGCTATTTGAATTAGTTTGGTATGTACTTAATGATTTCGACATCTTTTTATGTGTTTGTTTGATTGATCtttctaataagaaaaaatctgTCAAACTGCATTCtcctatttgaaattttgtacgTAGAAAAATCCATAATTGATGTGTTTAAATAGTatctatttgtttaaatttactttgttattTCCGTGTAGACCGAATACTTCActgctcaaaacaattaaaaaaaatattgaggtTGTGGGTTGCTTTTGCACCTGGAGAATTGTTTGAATGATTGATACATAATCGACAGACGTGATATATATGagataaaaaagacatttgtATGGCAGGAaagaaatacgttaaaaatgaGCATTTGGGTACAAAAGGAAAAACACTC
The Parasteatoda tepidariorum isolate YZ-2023 chromosome 9, CAS_Ptep_4.0, whole genome shotgun sequence genome window above contains:
- the LOC107455521 gene encoding uncharacterized protein; translation: MQHQKVMLLIFIICFLAKLSFGFKLPEKIPDVEIAHHRKCLEFIICTESDPEAKKALNQCSFSKLTEEESNGFVDHFNNCDFINITIASIEDGLKKYCELDKLLQDKVYEEVMKFSVDGYTQMCAEPTQAQRCEVHTEIIGCQRELLDTMHLENKC